Genomic window (Leptospira barantonii):
TTCCTTTTTGCTGACGAAAAAAATTCAGAGACCCATAAAGGGAATGCACGAGGTCGAAAAACTATTCTCTCTCTTGTATAGCAAAGAAGAATATTCTAATATACCAAAACGTCCGGAACTTTTTTGGCGAGAAGAATCCGTTTTCCGAGTTCGAGTTTTGATGAAGGAACACGGTCTCGAAACCGGAAACTATTTTTTGCTCGCACCGAGTTCCGTCTGGGAAACCAAACGTATGCCCGCTTCTAAGTTCAGAAGTTTGGGAGAACGTCTCGCGAAAGAAACGGGTAAGAAGGTGGTTCTCATCGGTTCCAAGGCGGACGTGGATCTTTGCGAGGAAGTGGGTGCGGGTTTCGGTATCAATCTCGCGGGTAAGACCAATCTTCCCGAACTTTCGTTTTTGGTTTCCAAGGCCGCGTTGATGGTCAGCAACGATTCTTCCCCGATCCATTTCGCTTCGGCGTTTAACATTCCCACGTTAGCCGTCTTTGGCGCGACCGTTCCCGATTTCGGTTATACTCCGCTTGCGGATTCTTCCTTTATCTCGGAGATCTCCGGATTGTATTGTCGTCCCTGCGGAATTCACGGAGGAAGGGTTTGTCCGGAAGGACATTTTCGCTGTATGATGGAACAGGACACGGACAAAATGTTCGAAACCGCAGTCCAATTAGAGAAAGGAAATTCAAAATGACTCAGAACGTTTATCAGGAAAGAATCTCGGAAGTTCAAAAAAAACTCAAAGAAGGAGAGGTCCTGATCGTTTTTGCGGCTTCTCATCTGATTCGAAATCGAGACGTTGAGTATAAATTCCGTCAGGACTCGGACTATTACTATCTCACCGGTCTGGATGAATCGGACGGTATTCTAATATTAAAAAATTCTTATAAAGCGATCTTTGTTCTTCCGAAGGACAAGGAAAAAGAGATCTGGACGGGAATCCGGATCGGAAAGGACAAGGCGAAGGAACTTTTAAATCTGGACGAAACATTCGATACGGTCGAATGGGAATCCAAACTCGACGAGATTCTTCTCAATCAACATACTCTATTTCATTTTTTCGGAAGGGATCTCGTTCGCGATACGAAACTGATCGAGTGGATTCATTCCCTCAATCAAAGATCGAGAGAGGGTAAGTTCGGTCCGAGAAGAATCGAATCTCCCGATTTTTTGCATTGGATGAGAATGTTCAAATCTCCTTCCGAGATTTCCGCTTTGCAAGAATCCGCAAGAATCACCGCCCTCGGTCATGAACGATTGATGCGAGAATCGAAACCGGGTATGTTCGAATACGAACTCGAAGCGATCCTTGAATCCGAATATCTAAAACACGGAGCCTGGGGTGGCGGTTACGGACATATCGTCGCGGGTGGAAAGAATGCGACGATTCTTCATTATACGTCTAACAACTGTCAGTTGAACGAAGGAGAACTCGTGCTTGTGGACAGCGGCGCGGAAAAAGGATATTATACCGCGGACGTTACTCGAAATTTTCCCGTGGGCAAAAAATTCTCATCCGAACAAAAGGCTGTCTATGAAGTCGTTTTAAAAGCGCAGAAAGAAGCGGTTGCGGGCACAAAGGAAGGAGTCGAGTTCGTCGCGATTCACAATCAGGCCGTAAAAACGCTCGTAGAAGGTTTAAAGGATCTCGGTCTTTTGGACGGTTCCGTCGATTCCATTTTGGAAAAAGGAACATTCAGAAAGTATTATATGCACAGAACCAGTCATTATCTGGGAATGGACGTCCACGACGTTGGAACGTATTACCAAAACGGTTCTTCCAAAAAACTGGAAAACGGTCAGGTCATTACGATCGAACCCGGTCTTTACTTCGATCCTACGGATCCTGAAATTCCCGAAAAATTTCGCGGGATCGGAATCCGAATC
Coding sequences:
- a CDS encoding glycosyltransferase family 9 protein; translated protein: MNEKILLIQTAFLGDLILTTSFFREVKKKYPNSNLTVVVNKGTESVLEANPHIDRLIPLDKKEFKKSLWKFFSFLWNLRKERYTLCLLPHFSFRSTLMGFASGAKVRIGYESAGFSFLLTKKIQRPIKGMHEVEKLFSLLYSKEEYSNIPKRPELFWREESVFRVRVLMKEHGLETGNYFLLAPSSVWETKRMPASKFRSLGERLAKETGKKVVLIGSKADVDLCEEVGAGFGINLAGKTNLPELSFLVSKAALMVSNDSSPIHFASAFNIPTLAVFGATVPDFGYTPLADSSFISEISGLYCRPCGIHGGRVCPEGHFRCMMEQDTDKMFETAVQLEKGNSK
- a CDS encoding aminopeptidase P N-terminal domain-containing protein, with the protein product MTQNVYQERISEVQKKLKEGEVLIVFAASHLIRNRDVEYKFRQDSDYYYLTGLDESDGILILKNSYKAIFVLPKDKEKEIWTGIRIGKDKAKELLNLDETFDTVEWESKLDEILLNQHTLFHFFGRDLVRDTKLIEWIHSLNQRSREGKFGPRRIESPDFLHWMRMFKSPSEISALQESARITALGHERLMRESKPGMFEYELEAILESEYLKHGAWGGGYGHIVAGGKNATILHYTSNNCQLNEGELVLVDSGAEKGYYTADVTRNFPVGKKFSSEQKAVYEVVLKAQKEAVAGTKEGVEFVAIHNQAVKTLVEGLKDLGLLDGSVDSILEKGTFRKYYMHRTSHYLGMDVHDVGTYYQNGSSKKLENGQVITIEPGLYFDPTDPEIPEKFRGIGIRIEDDVLVQGASPVNLTSMIPKEVDEIEARKNG